From one Catenuloplanes nepalensis genomic stretch:
- a CDS encoding phage late control D family protein yields MTAPFSLVEVAPADRYAPEFRVEIEGLEVDPSTRNDILEVKVTRDLEEMSAFDLTLNNWDDVRLRFKHSDSAAFTVGRKVTIRLGYAEKLLTVATGTITTLSPAFPDGASPTVAISGVDGMLQLKERKPAANEQKIYPDVADWQIAEQIAARNNLRSVVTREGPTHEQVVQKNQDDATFLLERAKRLDFDCFMLPDPDGGRDTLYFIKPTDGRDGRPVRAYRLAYAPGLATGPSAQPAGLVPNLISFTPTMTLSRQVGKVTVRGWDPRTKQAISVTADASSVPAGDGDGQSGPEAASAAMPARQDVVIEAPVASAEEARALAEALLRERAYEFITATGRIAGLPELRPGDNLEIYGLGRRFSGSYFVKRVEHSLGSSGFFTEFAVRRIHDGGTS; encoded by the coding sequence GTGACCGCGCCGTTCAGCCTCGTCGAGGTCGCGCCGGCCGACCGGTACGCGCCGGAGTTCCGGGTGGAGATCGAGGGCCTGGAGGTCGACCCGTCCACCAGGAACGACATCCTCGAGGTCAAGGTCACCCGGGATCTGGAGGAGATGTCGGCGTTCGACCTGACGCTCAACAACTGGGACGACGTGCGGCTGCGGTTCAAGCACAGCGACTCCGCCGCGTTCACGGTCGGCCGGAAGGTCACGATCCGTCTGGGGTACGCCGAGAAGCTGCTCACGGTCGCGACCGGCACGATCACCACGCTCTCCCCCGCGTTCCCGGACGGCGCGTCCCCGACCGTGGCGATCAGCGGCGTCGACGGGATGTTGCAGCTCAAGGAGCGCAAACCGGCCGCGAACGAGCAGAAGATCTACCCGGACGTCGCGGACTGGCAGATCGCCGAGCAGATCGCGGCCCGCAACAACCTGCGGTCCGTGGTCACCCGCGAGGGGCCGACGCACGAGCAGGTCGTGCAGAAGAACCAGGACGACGCCACGTTCCTGCTGGAGCGCGCGAAACGGCTCGACTTCGACTGCTTCATGCTCCCCGACCCGGACGGAGGCCGCGACACCCTCTACTTCATCAAGCCGACCGACGGGCGCGACGGGCGGCCGGTGCGCGCGTACCGGCTGGCATACGCGCCGGGCCTGGCCACCGGGCCGAGCGCGCAACCGGCCGGCCTCGTACCGAACCTGATCTCCTTCACGCCGACGATGACGCTGTCCCGGCAGGTCGGAAAGGTCACGGTGCGCGGCTGGGACCCGCGCACCAAACAGGCGATCAGCGTCACCGCCGACGCCAGCTCGGTGCCGGCCGGCGACGGCGACGGGCAGAGCGGCCCGGAAGCCGCGTCCGCCGCGATGCCGGCCCGGCAGGACGTGGTGATCGAGGCGCCGGTCGCCAGCGCGGAGGAGGCCCGCGCGCTCGCCGAGGCGCTGCTGCGCGAGCGCGCCTACGAGTTCATCACCGCGACCGGGCGGATCGCCGGCCTGCCCGAGCTGCGGCCCGGCGACAACCTGGAGATCTACGGGCTGGGCCGGCGGTTCTCCGGCTCCTACTTCGTCAAACGCGTCGAGCACTCGCTCGGCTCGTCCGGATTCTTCACCGAGTTCGCCGTGCGGCGCATCCACGACGGAGGTACGTCATGA
- a CDS encoding CIS tube protein — protein sequence MTFPVVAAGAGVAQARLEIVRPFIADETARRIPLRFNPSDYKLSKGNTFAEIPIPGLEAPPLQYVRGASETLTIEALVDTSDTAEDVRIKYVDRLRALMTPDSREHAPPIVRFVWGRPVFTGVLEKLDITYQLFRPDGVPLRAKLDCGLKEYRQAAVQAMDPPRSSPTVEKSYTVRRGDTLSSIAAAVYRRPDAWRELARANGITDPRQLRPGLVLTVPRLP from the coding sequence ATGACGTTCCCGGTGGTGGCCGCCGGTGCCGGCGTCGCGCAGGCCCGGCTGGAGATCGTGCGCCCGTTCATCGCGGACGAGACGGCGCGCCGGATCCCGCTGCGGTTCAACCCGTCCGACTACAAGCTGAGCAAGGGCAACACGTTCGCGGAGATCCCGATCCCGGGCCTGGAGGCGCCACCGCTGCAGTACGTGCGCGGGGCGAGCGAGACGCTGACGATCGAGGCGCTGGTCGACACGTCGGACACGGCCGAGGACGTCCGCATCAAGTACGTCGACCGGCTGCGGGCCCTGATGACGCCGGACAGCCGGGAGCACGCGCCACCGATCGTGCGGTTCGTGTGGGGCCGGCCGGTCTTCACCGGCGTGCTGGAGAAGCTGGACATCACCTACCAGCTGTTCCGCCCCGACGGCGTACCGCTGCGGGCGAAGCTCGATTGTGGTTTGAAGGAGTACCGGCAGGCCGCGGTGCAGGCGATGGATCCGCCCCGGTCCTCGCCCACGGTCGAGAAGAGCTACACCGTGCGGCGCGGGGACACGCTCAGCAGCATCGCGGCGGCCGTCTACCGCCGGCCGGACGCGTGGCGGGAGCTGGCCCGGGCCAACGGCATCACCGACCCGCGGCAGTTGCGCCCCGGGCTGGTCCTCACCGTGCCGAGGCTGCCGTGA
- a CDS encoding putative phage tail protein yields MASVTIHHLEVRFHVEGNDNQVFTALFTTHIRAWQRAYEDECARRRQIDAQRGFGDRAAGR; encoded by the coding sequence GTGGCGTCCGTGACGATCCACCACCTGGAGGTGCGCTTCCACGTGGAGGGCAACGACAACCAGGTGTTCACCGCGCTCTTCACCACGCACATCCGGGCCTGGCAGCGCGCCTACGAGGACGAGTGCGCGCGCCGCAGGCAGATCGACGCGCAGCGCGGCTTCGGCGACCGGGCGGCGGGCCGATGA
- a CDS encoding phage tail protein, whose translation MSSPVRPDPLPKFRFLVTLDAGDAYLPPAQAQLLPKVAAGAFQEVTGLGAQLEVVSYAEGGRNDSVHQLPLRHSWNRITLKRGVLRDPGLFAWYTAGLADSLGARRDGAVILLGLDGTPALSWAFRGGLAAKWTGPDLHAEQNAVAIEQLEIAHEGLTKVGGE comes from the coding sequence ATGAGCAGTCCCGTCAGGCCGGACCCGCTGCCGAAGTTCCGGTTCCTGGTCACGCTGGACGCCGGCGACGCCTACCTGCCGCCGGCCCAGGCGCAGCTGCTGCCGAAGGTCGCCGCCGGCGCGTTCCAAGAGGTCACCGGCCTGGGCGCGCAGCTGGAGGTGGTCAGCTACGCGGAGGGCGGCCGCAACGACTCGGTGCACCAGCTGCCGCTGCGGCACTCGTGGAACCGGATCACGCTCAAACGCGGCGTGCTGCGCGACCCGGGCCTGTTCGCGTGGTACACGGCCGGGCTCGCCGACTCGCTCGGCGCCCGCCGGGACGGCGCCGTCATCCTGCTCGGCCTGGACGGCACACCGGCGCTGTCCTGGGCGTTCCGGGGCGGGCTCGCCGCCAAGTGGACCGGGCCGGACCTGCACGCCGAGCAGAACGCGGTCGCCATCGAGCAGCTCGAGATCGCCCACGAGGGGCTGACGAAGGTCGGAGGGGAGTGA
- a CDS encoding phage tail sheath subtilisin-like domain-containing protein — MRRSELLPGVTLTIERPPAEPDPLRTDVAAFLGRTARGPAGVPVRVESPDEAALTFGPLGGDSHTPWALRGFFANGGRTAWVIRVGGGTAASAEWIVGPRAHDGGWGPGAPVRGGFRHAAYRVVATSPGAWAENTRVTIRFRASSLAGPPVVSVRVAAPGEPVETFPQLPPAGVVEALTASRLIRLEPAGDPVPVPGVPSGPLSMGWDLVLRGGADTPARVSDYAAAVQAQADLPEPALVALPDLDDLAPGDREEIVRALLTTAGTPHDRLIVLDAPGPLTAAEDVLNWAVPADAAAYHPWLLVPDTATTLRAVPPSGHVLGLIARLDAERGAHHTPANAVLLDAVDLRDHLPEAQQARLFAEASLNLLRCAPARGLTVWGGRTLAGRYVAHRRLIHLLVRAMRRVADPLVFDANGPEVRLALVRGLTSVLLAAFRAGALAGTRAEAAFRVVCDESNNPEGQDPGLVNCHVDVAPANPMEFIRLRLVLGQDRGLEVLEA; from the coding sequence ATGAGACGCTCCGAACTGCTGCCCGGCGTGACGCTCACGATCGAGCGCCCGCCGGCCGAGCCGGACCCGCTGCGCACGGACGTGGCCGCGTTCCTCGGGCGGACCGCGCGCGGGCCGGCCGGCGTGCCGGTGCGGGTGGAGAGCCCGGACGAGGCCGCGCTCACGTTCGGGCCGCTCGGCGGTGACTCGCACACGCCGTGGGCGCTGCGCGGGTTCTTCGCCAACGGCGGCAGGACCGCGTGGGTGATCCGGGTCGGTGGGGGCACGGCCGCGTCGGCGGAGTGGATCGTCGGCCCGCGCGCCCACGACGGCGGGTGGGGACCGGGCGCGCCCGTGCGCGGCGGTTTCCGGCACGCCGCGTACCGCGTGGTGGCGACCAGTCCCGGCGCGTGGGCGGAGAACACCCGGGTGACGATCCGGTTCCGGGCCAGCAGCCTGGCCGGGCCGCCGGTGGTGAGCGTGCGGGTGGCCGCGCCGGGCGAGCCGGTGGAGACGTTCCCGCAGCTGCCACCGGCCGGCGTCGTGGAGGCCCTGACGGCCTCCCGGCTGATCCGGCTGGAGCCGGCCGGTGATCCGGTGCCGGTGCCCGGGGTCCCGTCCGGGCCGCTGTCGATGGGCTGGGACCTGGTGCTGCGCGGCGGTGCGGACACGCCGGCCCGGGTGAGCGACTACGCCGCCGCGGTGCAGGCGCAGGCCGACCTGCCCGAGCCCGCGCTGGTCGCGCTGCCCGACCTGGACGACCTCGCGCCCGGCGACCGGGAGGAGATCGTGCGCGCGCTGCTGACCACGGCCGGCACGCCGCACGACCGGCTGATCGTGCTGGACGCGCCCGGCCCGCTGACCGCCGCGGAGGACGTGCTGAACTGGGCCGTTCCGGCCGACGCCGCCGCGTACCATCCGTGGCTGCTGGTCCCGGACACGGCCACCACGCTGCGGGCCGTGCCGCCGTCCGGGCACGTGCTCGGGCTGATCGCGCGGCTCGACGCGGAGCGCGGCGCCCACCACACCCCGGCGAACGCGGTGCTGCTCGACGCCGTCGACCTGCGTGATCATCTGCCGGAGGCGCAACAGGCGCGGCTGTTCGCCGAGGCGTCGCTGAACCTGCTGCGGTGCGCCCCCGCGCGCGGCCTGACCGTGTGGGGCGGGCGCACGCTCGCCGGGCGATATGTGGCCCACCGGCGGCTGATCCACCTGCTGGTGCGCGCCATGCGCCGGGTCGCCGACCCGCTGGTCTTCGACGCCAACGGCCCGGAGGTGCGGCTCGCGCTGGTCCGCGGCCTCACCTCGGTGCTGCTGGCCGCGTTCCGCGCGGGTGCGCTGGCCGGCACCCGGGCCGAGGCGGCGTTCCGGGTCGTCTGCGACGAGTCGAACAACCCGGAGGGACAGGATCCGGGGCTGGTCAACTGCCACGTGGACGTCGCGCCCGCGAACCCGATGGAGTTCATCCGCCTGCGGCTCGTGCTCGGCCAGGACCGAGGGCTGGAGGTGCTGGAGGCATGA
- a CDS encoding phage tail protein yields the protein MPPVIRDDPYAGYNFQVIVTNVSDDGVAVSGAFTEVSGLELEIPPIEYRNGSEDTTVRKIPGLKKFTNITLKRGITGHVGFFTWVTEALNGRVRRTSGSVILLDENRQEVMRWNFDRAWPTKYTGPSLAAGKNEIAMETLVIAVESLTIA from the coding sequence ATGCCGCCCGTGATCCGGGACGACCCGTACGCCGGCTACAACTTCCAGGTCATCGTCACCAACGTCAGTGATGACGGGGTGGCGGTGAGCGGCGCCTTCACCGAGGTGTCCGGACTCGAGCTGGAGATCCCGCCGATCGAGTACCGCAACGGCTCCGAGGACACCACGGTGCGGAAGATCCCGGGGCTGAAGAAGTTCACGAACATCACGCTCAAGCGCGGGATCACCGGCCACGTCGGCTTCTTCACCTGGGTGACCGAGGCGCTGAACGGCCGGGTCCGGCGCACGTCCGGCTCGGTGATCCTGCTGGACGAGAACCGGCAGGAGGTCATGCGGTGGAACTTCGACCGCGCGTGGCCGACGAAGTACACCGGGCCGTCGCTGGCCGCGGGCAAGAACGAGATCGCCATGGAGACGCTGGTCATCGCCGTCGAGTCGCTGACGATCGCGTGA
- a CDS encoding phage tail sheath C-terminal domain-containing protein, producing the protein MPEYLSPGVYVEEIDAGPRPIAGVGTSTAGFVGVTARGPAAGKPQLVTTFLEFQRTFGGYLPAPDAESAARWAGDADEGGRWWTFPHSVKGFFDNGGQRLYVKRVVSAGAVAATRRLGLGLVTEVVRDAARDATEVSVRHLLGFAGVGTPIEVVTLGLNENGEPAEVVQATTIAGYDAAASRLTLADPLPDGLRASRGDFIRAAGAGETHALTVEAVSPGAWGQNVQVRARPVVAASLPLLADPGEGAAFTTRLLADAGSATNTAEVDGAGLDPPDGPLWVVIGGARYEVTASRAAGQNDGPVTLTFAGEHPDFAAGTVVRRIRRATADDRPSVGAAGAGRLYPGAIVQADNGTRPVVRTVRTIGPDTLTFDPPLTGPLFEGDRLVLIEGEVAVRAVDPVSGEVTEETFPNLRLDGDERLGLASVLASRSALVRATTGADGLVRVPTADGDSLLLASTGGWVPLSGGDDGLATLSPADFAGVDGGSGARTGVVALEDVDEIAIVAVPGIWAGSVQSALITHCEFLKDRFAILDPRDGLSIEGVQEFREPFDTSYAALYYPWLVAPDPVTGGDVELPPSGHLAGIYARVDVERGVHKAPANAIVRGIRLRDGLAQDVTRRHQDLLNPRGINALRFFPGQGHRVWGARTLSADPAWRYINVRRLFLFIEESIDEGTQWVVFEPNAEPLWALVKQTVENFLGTVWRSGALAGTTQDEAFFVACDRTTMTEDDILNGRLVCVVGVAPVRPAEFVIFRIHQQTRESQLAA; encoded by the coding sequence ATGCCCGAGTACCTGAGTCCCGGCGTCTACGTCGAGGAGATCGACGCGGGGCCCCGGCCGATCGCCGGTGTCGGCACCAGCACCGCCGGCTTCGTCGGCGTGACCGCCCGCGGCCCGGCCGCCGGGAAACCGCAGCTGGTGACCACATTCCTGGAGTTCCAGCGCACGTTCGGCGGTTACCTGCCCGCACCGGACGCGGAGTCGGCCGCGCGCTGGGCCGGTGACGCGGACGAGGGCGGCCGGTGGTGGACGTTCCCGCACTCGGTCAAGGGCTTCTTCGACAACGGCGGCCAGCGGCTGTACGTCAAGCGCGTGGTCAGCGCCGGGGCGGTGGCCGCCACCCGCCGGCTGGGGCTCGGCCTGGTGACCGAGGTCGTCCGGGACGCCGCACGCGACGCGACCGAGGTGTCGGTCCGGCACCTGCTCGGCTTCGCCGGCGTGGGCACGCCGATCGAGGTGGTCACGCTCGGGCTGAACGAGAACGGCGAGCCCGCCGAGGTCGTGCAGGCCACCACGATCGCGGGGTACGACGCGGCCGCCTCCCGGCTGACGCTGGCCGATCCGCTGCCGGACGGGCTGCGCGCCTCCCGCGGCGACTTCATCCGCGCGGCCGGGGCCGGCGAGACGCACGCGCTCACGGTCGAGGCGGTCAGCCCCGGCGCCTGGGGACAGAACGTGCAGGTCCGGGCGCGCCCGGTCGTGGCCGCGTCGCTGCCGCTGCTGGCCGATCCGGGTGAGGGCGCGGCGTTCACCACCCGGCTGCTGGCCGACGCAGGTTCCGCGACCAACACGGCCGAGGTCGACGGCGCCGGCCTGGACCCGCCGGACGGCCCGCTCTGGGTGGTGATCGGCGGTGCGCGATACGAGGTGACCGCGTCCCGGGCCGCCGGGCAGAACGACGGCCCGGTCACGCTCACGTTCGCCGGTGAGCACCCGGACTTCGCGGCCGGCACCGTGGTGCGCCGGATTCGGCGGGCGACCGCGGACGACCGGCCCTCGGTCGGCGCGGCCGGCGCCGGGCGGCTCTATCCGGGCGCGATCGTGCAGGCCGACAACGGCACCCGCCCGGTGGTGCGCACGGTGCGGACCATCGGCCCGGACACGCTGACGTTCGACCCGCCGCTGACCGGCCCGCTGTTCGAGGGCGACCGGCTCGTGCTGATCGAGGGCGAGGTCGCGGTGCGCGCCGTCGACCCGGTCTCCGGCGAGGTGACCGAGGAGACGTTCCCGAACCTGCGGCTCGACGGCGACGAGCGGCTCGGCCTGGCCTCCGTGCTGGCCTCCCGCTCCGCGCTGGTCCGGGCGACCACCGGCGCCGACGGCCTGGTCCGGGTGCCGACCGCGGACGGCGATTCGCTGCTGCTGGCCTCGACCGGCGGCTGGGTCCCGCTGTCCGGCGGCGATGACGGGCTGGCCACGCTGTCCCCGGCGGACTTCGCCGGCGTGGACGGCGGCAGCGGCGCCCGCACCGGCGTCGTGGCGCTGGAGGACGTCGACGAGATCGCGATCGTGGCCGTGCCCGGCATCTGGGCCGGCAGCGTGCAGTCCGCGCTGATCACGCACTGCGAGTTCCTGAAGGACCGGTTCGCGATCCTGGACCCGCGGGACGGGCTGAGCATCGAGGGCGTCCAGGAGTTCCGGGAGCCGTTCGACACCTCCTACGCCGCGCTGTACTACCCATGGCTGGTCGCGCCGGACCCGGTGACCGGCGGCGACGTGGAACTGCCGCCGTCCGGGCACCTGGCCGGGATCTATGCGCGGGTCGACGTGGAGCGGGGCGTGCACAAGGCCCCGGCGAACGCGATCGTGCGCGGCATCCGGCTGCGGGACGGTCTCGCGCAGGACGTCACGCGCCGCCACCAGGACCTGCTGAACCCGCGCGGGATCAACGCGCTGCGCTTCTTCCCCGGGCAGGGCCATCGGGTGTGGGGCGCGCGCACGCTGTCGGCGGACCCGGCCTGGCGGTACATCAACGTGCGGCGGCTGTTCCTGTTCATCGAGGAGTCGATCGACGAGGGCACCCAGTGGGTCGTCTTCGAGCCGAACGCGGAACCGCTGTGGGCGCTGGTCAAGCAGACCGTGGAGAACTTCCTCGGCACGGTCTGGCGCAGCGGCGCGCTCGCCGGGACCACTCAGGACGAGGCGTTCTTCGTCGCCTGCGACCGCACCACGATGACCGAGGACGACATCCTCAACGGCCGCCTGGTCTGCGTGGTCGGTGTGGCGCCGGTCCGGCCCGCCGAGTTCGTCATCTTCCGTATCCACCAGCAGACCCGCGAGTCCCAGCTCGCCGCCTGA
- a CDS encoding DUF4255 domain-containing protein has translation MGDFTVIGDVSSILARRLEAAVLKVTPNGAVRLWDPADDTNRPVEPLLTVFLYEIAEDAASRNRPFTRTEPVLRGEPARNRKPPMALSLRYLITAWNGDPVTQHRMLGCALQTLYDDAIFDGTELIGSLAGSADTMAVTLTQLTLDQKSYVWFALQKPFRLSLNYEVRVVNLESTVETAAAPVTSRTLVTGVTDPAPVGGVSGLVRPR, from the coding sequence GTGGGCGACTTCACCGTGATCGGCGACGTGTCGTCGATCCTCGCGCGCCGGCTCGAGGCCGCCGTGCTCAAGGTGACGCCGAACGGCGCGGTCCGGCTGTGGGATCCGGCCGATGACACCAACCGGCCGGTCGAGCCGCTGCTGACCGTCTTCCTCTACGAGATCGCGGAGGATGCCGCCTCGCGGAACCGGCCGTTCACGCGCACCGAGCCGGTCCTCCGGGGCGAGCCCGCGCGGAACCGGAAGCCGCCGATGGCGCTGTCCCTGCGCTACCTGATCACCGCGTGGAACGGTGACCCGGTCACCCAGCACCGGATGCTCGGCTGCGCGCTGCAGACGCTCTACGACGACGCGATCTTCGACGGCACCGAGCTGATCGGCAGCCTGGCCGGGAGCGCGGACACGATGGCCGTGACGCTGACGCAGCTGACGCTGGACCAGAAGTCCTACGTCTGGTTCGCCCTGCAGAAGCCGTTCCGGCTGTCGCTCAACTACGAGGTCCGCGTGGTCAATCTCGAGTCCACGGTGGAGACGGCCGCGGCGCCGGTCACCTCGCGCACGCTGGTCACGGGCGTGACCGACCCGGCTCCGGTCGGCGGCGTCTCCGGGCTGGTGAGGCCGCGATGA